One stretch of Sphingomonas rosea DNA includes these proteins:
- a CDS encoding histone deacetylase family protein produces MRCFWDERQRAHDPAHEFFNGALHPAADVPGRIDSILAALPPTEAPDRRSAEELRAAMRLAHDGEYLDLLACAHDEWLAEGRTGDVLPYAFPVQRRPLDLQRIDARVGAYAYDTCAPIAAGTWGALEAGTDTLLAALDAVQGGEHAFALTRPPGHHAGAAFMGGYSYVNWAAVAALASGRQTAILDLDYHHGNGTQDIVVWHEGVRFASLHADPRTDYPFFWGHAEESGGNVLNLPLPRGTGVAAYDAALAQACEWLGEDAPDLLVVSFGADTFEGDPISHFAIRTGDYAKLGRRCAALGLPTLVVLEGGYAVDALGHNVAGFLSGF; encoded by the coding sequence ATGCGGTGCTTCTGGGACGAGCGGCAGCGGGCGCACGATCCGGCCCATGAATTCTTCAATGGCGCGCTGCATCCGGCCGCCGACGTGCCGGGGCGGATCGATTCGATCCTCGCTGCCCTGCCCCCGACCGAAGCACCGGATCGCCGCAGCGCGGAGGAGCTTCGCGCGGCGATGCGGTTGGCACATGACGGGGAGTATCTCGACCTCCTCGCCTGCGCGCATGACGAGTGGCTGGCCGAGGGGCGCACCGGCGACGTCCTGCCCTATGCCTTTCCGGTCCAGCGGCGGCCGCTCGACCTCCAGCGGATCGACGCGCGGGTCGGGGCCTATGCCTATGACACCTGCGCGCCGATCGCGGCGGGGACATGGGGCGCGCTCGAGGCGGGGACGGACACGTTGCTTGCCGCTTTGGATGCGGTGCAGGGTGGGGAGCATGCCTTCGCGCTGACCCGCCCACCCGGCCATCATGCCGGCGCGGCGTTCATGGGCGGCTATTCCTATGTCAACTGGGCGGCGGTGGCTGCGCTGGCGAGTGGCCGGCAGACCGCCATCCTCGATCTCGACTATCATCACGGCAACGGGACGCAGGACATCGTTGTCTGGCACGAGGGGGTTCGCTTCGCCTCGCTCCACGCCGATCCGCGAACCGACTACCCGTTTTTCTGGGGCCATGCCGAAGAAAGCGGCGGCAATGTCCTCAATCTCCCGCTTCCGCGCGGTACGGGCGTCGCGGCCTATGACGCAGCCTTGGCGCAGGCGTGCGAGTGGCTCGGCGAGGACGCACCCGACCTCCTCGTGGTGAGCTTCGGCGCGGACACCTTCGAGGGCGATCCGATCAGCCATTTCGCGATCCGCACCGGCGATTATGCGAAGCTCGGCCGACGCTGTGCGGCGCTCGGCTTGCCGACCCTGGTGGTGCTCGAGGGCGGATATGCGGTGGACGCGCTCGGCCACAATGTTGCGGGGTTCCTGTCGGGCTTCTAG
- the nhaA gene encoding Na+/H+ antiporter NhaA: protein MAAGANSGDRTAGLLLMGAAALALAIANSPLAHAYHALLEAKVGPLSVHYWIADALMALFFLLVGLEVKREWYDGQLATAEARRLPIIAAAVGMAAPALVYKLVTGFDPVLSPGWAIPAATDIAFALGLLALLGSRAPAGIKLLLVTIAIIDDIGAVAIIALFYTADIDLTALGTALGLVGAMAALNMFGVRKLWPYLLLFPTLWLAVFLSGVHATIAGVVAALTIPLGRGEARSPLKLLEHKLHPVVMFGIVPVFGLASAGVTIGGLDQLFDTLPIAIAAGLFVGKQVGVFGAIWLADRVGLARKPASLRWTHVYGAALLCGVGFTMSLFIGELAFTERLLIDEAKIGTLLGSLLSGIVGTVLLLMTKPTPDDAIERDECDEIFGEDADRDPTVCNDPQAAPVHR from the coding sequence ATGGCGGCAGGGGCGAACAGCGGCGACCGGACGGCGGGATTGCTCCTCATGGGAGCGGCGGCGCTGGCGCTGGCCATCGCCAACAGCCCGCTCGCCCACGCCTATCACGCGCTTCTCGAGGCGAAGGTCGGGCCGCTCTCGGTCCATTACTGGATCGCCGACGCGCTGATGGCCTTGTTCTTCCTGCTCGTCGGGCTGGAGGTGAAGCGCGAATGGTATGACGGACAGCTCGCGACCGCCGAGGCCCGGCGGCTGCCGATCATCGCCGCGGCGGTCGGCATGGCGGCACCGGCGCTGGTCTACAAGCTCGTCACGGGCTTCGACCCCGTCTTGTCGCCAGGCTGGGCGATCCCGGCCGCGACCGACATCGCCTTCGCGCTCGGCCTGCTGGCGCTGCTGGGCTCCCGCGCGCCGGCGGGGATCAAGCTGCTGCTCGTCACGATCGCGATCATCGACGACATCGGCGCGGTCGCGATCATCGCGCTCTTCTACACGGCCGACATCGACCTCACCGCGCTGGGCACCGCGCTCGGGCTGGTCGGCGCCATGGCGGCGCTCAACATGTTCGGCGTCCGAAAGCTTTGGCCCTATCTGCTGCTGTTCCCCACGCTTTGGCTGGCGGTGTTCCTGTCGGGCGTGCACGCGACCATCGCCGGGGTGGTGGCCGCGCTGACCATCCCGCTCGGCCGCGGCGAAGCGCGCTCGCCGCTCAAGCTCCTCGAGCACAAGCTCCACCCGGTGGTGATGTTCGGGATCGTGCCGGTCTTCGGCCTCGCCAGCGCGGGCGTGACGATCGGCGGCCTCGACCAATTGTTCGACACCCTGCCGATCGCGATCGCGGCGGGCCTGTTCGTCGGCAAGCAGGTCGGCGTGTTCGGTGCCATCTGGCTGGCCGACCGGGTCGGCCTCGCGCGCAAGCCCGCGTCGCTGCGCTGGACCCACGTCTACGGCGCGGCCTTGCTGTGCGGGGTCGGCTTCACCATGAGCCTGTTCATCGGCGAACTGGCCTTCACCGAGCGGCTGCTGATTGACGAGGCGAAGATCGGGACTTTGCTCGGGTCGCTGCTGTCGGGGATCGTCGGCACGGTGCTGTTGCTGATGACCAAGCCGACGCCCGACGACGCGATCGAGCGCGACGAATGCGACGAGATCTTCGGCGAAGATGCGGACCGCGACCCGACCGTCTGCAACGACCCCCAGGCCGCACCGGTCCATCGCTAG
- a CDS encoding electron transfer flavoprotein subunit alpha/FixB family protein — translation MKILVLGEHAHGKVKDSTLATLGAAAKLGGETDLLLIGSDAQGAADDAKSIGGVAKVLVAADAGLDHELAESVAPMLHTLMEGYDVLLASSTTTGRNIAPRVAALLDVAQVSDIIAVEGPDTFQRPIYAGNAIATVRSKDAKKVITVRGTAFTKAERGAGSASVESVDAAVSNAVSTFVSAEASESERPELTSAKIIVSGGRALGSSDQFHALIDPLADKLGAAVGASRAAVDAGYAPNDYQVGQTGKIVAPELYVAVGISGAIQHLAGMKDSKVIVAINKDEEAPIFQIADVGLVGDLFKLVPELTEKL, via the coding sequence ATGAAGATCCTGGTTCTCGGCGAACACGCCCACGGCAAGGTCAAGGATTCGACCCTCGCCACACTCGGTGCCGCGGCCAAGCTGGGCGGCGAGACCGACCTGTTGCTGATCGGTTCGGATGCGCAGGGCGCGGCGGACGATGCGAAGAGCATCGGCGGTGTGGCCAAGGTGCTGGTGGCCGCCGACGCGGGCCTCGATCACGAGCTTGCCGAAAGCGTCGCTCCGATGCTCCACACGCTGATGGAGGGCTATGACGTCCTCCTCGCCAGCTCGACCACCACCGGTCGCAACATCGCGCCGCGCGTCGCCGCCTTGCTCGACGTCGCGCAGGTCAGCGACATCATCGCGGTCGAGGGTCCGGACACGTTCCAGCGCCCGATCTACGCCGGCAACGCCATCGCCACCGTCCGCTCGAAAGACGCCAAGAAGGTGATCACCGTCCGCGGCACCGCCTTCACCAAGGCCGAGCGCGGCGCAGGTTCGGCGTCGGTCGAAAGCGTCGACGCGGCTGTTTCCAACGCGGTGTCGACGTTCGTCTCGGCCGAGGCGTCCGAGTCCGAGCGGCCCGAGCTGACCAGCGCCAAGATCATCGTCTCGGGCGGTCGTGCGCTCGGCTCCTCGGACCAGTTCCACGCGCTGATCGATCCGCTCGCCGACAAGCTCGGCGCCGCGGTCGGTGCCAGCCGCGCGGCGGTCGACGCGGGCTATGCGCCGAACGACTATCAGGTCGGGCAGACCGGCAAGATCGTCGCGCCGGAGCTCTATGTCGCGGTCGGCATTTCGGGTGCGATCCAGCACCTTGCGGGGATGAAGGATTCGAAGGTCATCGTCGCGATCAACAAGGACGAGGAAGCGCCGATCTTCCAGATCGCCGACGTCGGCCTCGTCGGCGACCTGTTCAAGCTGGTCCCCGAACTGACCGAAAAGCTTTAA
- the lysA gene encoding diaminopimelate decarboxylase, with protein sequence MDHFANRSGSLHAEDVPLTAIAEAVGTPVYVYSVATMKRHAEVMLDAVAGCGSGEPLVAYAVKANPNGAVLRVLQGCGLGADVVSIGEYRRARAAGIAPERIVFSGVGKTAEEMAEALAGGVLQFNAESIEEARMLSAIADAQGKSAPIGFRINPDVEAGTHAKITTGTADNKFGIPAAEALGAYAEAERLPGLKVQGITVHIGSQLVSIAPLEAAFRRLGELIGALRAQGSDIRLADLGGGLGVPHGADQPQPALPEAYGAMVRRVTADWNCRLVFEPGRLIVGNAGVLLTRVVRVKPGASHPWLIVDAGMNDLMRPALYDAWHGIEAVTPRGAKATVNVVGPVCESGDTFAMAREMDAVEAGDLVLFRTAGAYGATMANGYNSRPLTPEVLVDGDRWALVRKRIDLSDCAEVDPDWR encoded by the coding sequence ATGGACCATTTCGCCAACCGCAGCGGCAGCCTTCACGCCGAGGACGTGCCGCTCACCGCCATCGCCGAGGCGGTCGGCACCCCTGTCTACGTCTATTCGGTGGCGACGATGAAGCGTCACGCCGAGGTGATGCTCGATGCGGTCGCGGGCTGCGGATCGGGCGAGCCGCTCGTGGCCTATGCGGTCAAGGCCAATCCCAATGGCGCGGTGCTGCGGGTGCTGCAGGGCTGCGGGCTCGGGGCGGACGTGGTCTCGATCGGGGAATATCGCCGGGCGCGGGCGGCGGGCATCGCGCCCGAGCGGATCGTCTTCTCGGGCGTCGGCAAGACCGCCGAGGAAATGGCCGAGGCGCTGGCCGGCGGCGTGCTCCAGTTCAACGCGGAGAGCATCGAGGAAGCGCGGATGCTGTCGGCCATCGCCGACGCGCAGGGGAAGAGTGCGCCGATCGGCTTCCGGATCAATCCCGATGTCGAGGCGGGCACCCACGCCAAGATCACCACCGGCACCGCCGACAACAAGTTCGGCATCCCCGCCGCCGAGGCGCTTGGCGCCTATGCCGAGGCCGAGCGGCTGCCGGGCCTGAAGGTGCAGGGGATCACCGTCCACATCGGCAGCCAGCTTGTCAGCATCGCGCCGCTCGAGGCCGCGTTCCGGCGGCTCGGCGAGCTGATCGGCGCGCTTCGCGCCCAAGGGAGCGACATCCGCCTCGCCGACCTTGGCGGAGGCCTCGGTGTGCCCCACGGCGCCGACCAGCCCCAGCCCGCGCTTCCCGAAGCTTATGGCGCGATGGTCCGGCGGGTGACGGCCGACTGGAACTGCCGGCTGGTGTTCGAGCCCGGGCGGCTGATCGTCGGCAACGCCGGGGTGCTGCTGACCCGCGTGGTGCGGGTCAAGCCGGGCGCAAGCCATCCCTGGCTGATCGTCGATGCGGGGATGAACGACCTGATGCGCCCCGCGCTCTACGATGCCTGGCACGGGATCGAGGCGGTCACGCCCCGCGGCGCAAAAGCGACGGTCAACGTCGTGGGTCCCGTCTGCGAAAGCGGCGACACTTTCGCCATGGCCCGCGAGATGGACGCGGTCGAGGCGGGCGACCTCGTCCTCTTCCGCACCGCGGGCGCCTACGGAGCGACCATGGCCAATGGCTACAACAGCCGTCCGCTGACGCCCGAGGTGCTGGTCGACGGCGACCGGTGGGCGCTGGTCCGCAAGCGGATCGACCTCAGCGACTGCGCCGAGGTCGATCCCGACTGGCGTTAA